From a single Ascaphus truei isolate aAscTru1 chromosome 2, aAscTru1.hap1, whole genome shotgun sequence genomic region:
- the LOC142488172 gene encoding uncharacterized protein LOC142488172 — translation MEQVSSPGSASSTLLEEHHGDEDDEYDEDDATEETEIQSCDHEEVPIETVVPPNRPSTSTYDAIVASEGKIVDAENRRHSDMMTVLERMIGLQEETVSQLAHLHRVFIEVPKQLQKINTSFEALVVQQTQANYWRMTNVPQFNTSQPGSVHAGQFSPHSSDIHSPGPNVTGQVADIAVQVPDDILPLPSVQIQQQTPTKEATKTKQDTHETDQPSLVQCLPTCSHVSLGTSPVREQSLPKSPVGESLPKSPVGESLPKSPVGESLPKSPVGESLPKSPVGESLATSPVGESLATSPVGEQSLATSPAREVPEATQSGSVVPKVGGKRKRKIQETTSRPVTRSQKEQKK, via the coding sequence aacatcatggtgatgaggatgatgagtatgatgaggatgacgccacagaagagactgaaatacaatcatgtgaccatgaagaggtgccaatagaaactgttgtaccgccaaatcgtccatcaacttccacatacgatgcaattgtagcttcagagggaaaaatagtggacgcagaaaatcgtcgccattcagacatgatgacagtgctggaaaggatgattggactgcaggaagaaacagtatcacaattggcacatctccacagagtcttcattgaagtgcctaaacagttgcaaaaaatcaacacctcattcgaagcattagttgttcagcaaacacaagctaattactggagaatgactaatgtaccacaattcaacacctcccagccaggatctgttcatgcaggtcagttttcaccacattcatctgatattcattcaccaggcccaaatgttaccggtcaagtagcagacattgctgtgcaggttcctgatgacatcctaccgctgccatctgtacaaattcagcagcagacacctacaaaggaggcgacaaaaacaaaacaagacacacatgaaacagaccaaccatcacttgtgcagtgtctaccaacttgctcacatgtgtcactgggcacaagccctgtccgtgaacagtcactacccaaaagccctgtaggtgagtcgctgcccaaaagccctgtaggtgaatcgctgcccaaaagccctgtaggtgaatcgctgcccaaaagccctgtaggtgaatcactgcccaaaagccctgtaggtgagtcactggccacaagccctgtaggtgagtcactggccacaagccccgtaggtgaacagtcactggccacaagccctgcccgtgaagtgccagaggccactcaaagtggctctgttgtgcctaaagttggtggcaaaagaaaaaggaaaattcaagagacaacaagcaggcctgttactcgctcgcaaaaggaacaaaaaaaataa